A window from Physeter macrocephalus isolate SW-GA chromosome 11, ASM283717v5, whole genome shotgun sequence encodes these proteins:
- the METTL3 gene encoding N(6)-adenosine-methyltransferase catalytic subunit METTL3 isoform X2, with product MSDTWSSIQAHKKQLDSLRERLQRRRKQDSGHLDLRNPEAALSPTFRSDSPVPTAPTSGGPKPSTASAVPELATDPELEKKLLHHLSDLALTLPTDAVSIRLAISTPDAPATQDGVESLLQKFAAQELIEVKRGLLQDDAHPTLVTYADHSKLSAMMGAVAEKKGSGEVAGTITGQKRRAEQDSTTVAAFASSLASGLASSASEVAKEPTKKSRKHAASDVDLEIESLLNQQSTKEQQSKKVSQEILELLNTTTAKEQSIVEKFRSRGRAQVQEFCDYGTKEECMKASDADRPCRKLHFRRIINKHTDESLGDCSFLNTCFHMDTCKYVHYEIDACMDSEAPGSKDHTPSQELALTQSVGGDSSADRLFPPQWICCDIRYLDVSILGKFAVVMADPPWDIHMELPYGTLTDDEMRRLNIPVLQDDGFLFLWVTGRAMELGRECLNLWGYERVDEIIWVKTNQLQRIIRTGRTGHWLNHGKEHCLVGVKGNPQGFNQGLDCDVIVAEDHPWKPTGWDPPTRPRCGCPVQAKVSRWYHL from the exons ATGTCGGACACGTGGAGCTCTATCCAGGCCCACAAAAAGCAGCTGGATTCTCtgcgggagaggctgcagcggagGCGGAAGCAGGATTCGGGACACTTGG ATCTTCGGAATCCAGAGGCAGCACTGTCTCCAACCTTCCGTAGTGACAGCCCAGTGCCTACTGCACCCACTTCTGGTGGCCCTAAGCCCAGCACAGCTTCAGCAGTTCCTGAACTAGCTACAGACCCTGAATTAGAGAAGAAGTTGCTACACCACCTCTCTGATCTGGCACTAACATTGCCCACTGATGCTGTGTCCATCCGTCTTGCCATCTCCACG CCAGATGCCCCTGCCACTCAAGATGGGGTGGAAAGCCTCCTACAGAAGTTTGCAGCTCAGGAATTGATTGAAGTAAAGCGAGGTCTCCTACAAGATGATGCACATCCCACTCTTGTGACCTACGCTGATCATTCCAAGCTCTCTGCCATGATGGGGGCTGTGGCAGAAAAAAAGGGCTCTGGGGAGGTAGCAGGGACTATCACAGGGCAGAAGCGGCGTGCAGAACAGGACTCGACCACAGTAGCTGCCTTTGCTAGCTCTTTGGCCTCTGGTTTGGCCTCTTCAGCATCAGAAGTAGCCAAGGAGCCAAccaagaaatcaaggaaacatgctGCCTCAGATGTTGATCTGGAGATAGAGAGCCTTCTTAACCAACAATCTACTAAGGAACAACAGAGCAAGAAG GTTAGTCAGGAGATCCTAGAGCTACTGAATACTACAACAGCCAAGGAACAATCCATAGTTGAAAAGTTTCGCTCACGAGGTCGGGCTCAAGTGCAAGAGTTCTGTGACTATGGAACCAAGGAAGAGTGCATGAAAGCCAGTGATGCTGACCGGCCCTGTCGCAAGCTGCACTTCAG ACGGATCATCAATAAACACACTGATGAGTCATTGGGTGACTGCTCTTTCCTTAACACATGTTTCCACATGGATACCTGCAAATATGTTCACTATGAAATTGATGCTTGCATGGATTCTGAAGCTCCTGGAAGCAAAGACCATACACCAAGCCAGGAGCTTGCCCTTACACAGAGCGTTGGAGGTGACTCCAGTGCAGATCGACTCTTCCCACCTCAG TGGATCTGTTGTGATATCCGCTACCTGGACGTCAGTATCTTGGGCAAGTTTGCAGTTGTGATGGCTGACCCACCCTGGGATATTCACATGGAGCTGCCCTATGGGACCTTGACAGATGATGAGATGCGCAGGCTCAACATACCAGTACTGCAGGATGAtggctttctcttcctctgggtcACAGGCAG GGCCATGGAGTTGGGCAGAGAATGTCTGAACCTCTGGGG TTATGAACGGGTAGATGAAATTATCTGGGTGAAGACAAATCAACTGCAACGCATCATTCGGACAGGCCGCACAGGTCATTGGTTGAACCATGGGAAGGAACACTGCTTG GTTGGTGTCAAAGGAAATCCCCAAGGCTTCAACCAGGGTCTGGATTGTGATGTGATCGTAGCTGAG GATCACCCTTGGAAACCAACTGGATGGGATCCACCTACTAGACCCAGATGTGGTTGCCCGGTTCAAGCAAAGGTATCCAGATGGTATCATCTCTAA
- the METTL3 gene encoding N(6)-adenosine-methyltransferase catalytic subunit METTL3 isoform X1, whose amino-acid sequence MSDTWSSIQAHKKQLDSLRERLQRRRKQDSGHLDLRNPEAALSPTFRSDSPVPTAPTSGGPKPSTASAVPELATDPELEKKLLHHLSDLALTLPTDAVSIRLAISTPDAPATQDGVESLLQKFAAQELIEVKRGLLQDDAHPTLVTYADHSKLSAMMGAVAEKKGSGEVAGTITGQKRRAEQDSTTVAAFASSLASGLASSASEVAKEPTKKSRKHAASDVDLEIESLLNQQSTKEQQSKKVSQEILELLNTTTAKEQSIVEKFRSRGRAQVQEFCDYGTKEECMKASDADRPCRKLHFRRIINKHTDESLGDCSFLNTCFHMDTCKYVHYEIDACMDSEAPGSKDHTPSQELALTQSVGGDSSADRLFPPQWICCDIRYLDVSILGKFAVVMADPPWDIHMELPYGTLTDDEMRRLNIPVLQDDGFLFLWVTGRAMELGRECLNLWGYERVDEIIWVKTNQLQRIIRTGRTGHWLNHGKEHCLVGVKGNPQGFNQGLDCDVIVAEVRSTSHKPDEIYGMIERLSPGTRKIELFGRPHNVQPNWITLGNQLDGIHLLDPDVVARFKQRYPDGIISKPKNL is encoded by the exons ATGTCGGACACGTGGAGCTCTATCCAGGCCCACAAAAAGCAGCTGGATTCTCtgcgggagaggctgcagcggagGCGGAAGCAGGATTCGGGACACTTGG ATCTTCGGAATCCAGAGGCAGCACTGTCTCCAACCTTCCGTAGTGACAGCCCAGTGCCTACTGCACCCACTTCTGGTGGCCCTAAGCCCAGCACAGCTTCAGCAGTTCCTGAACTAGCTACAGACCCTGAATTAGAGAAGAAGTTGCTACACCACCTCTCTGATCTGGCACTAACATTGCCCACTGATGCTGTGTCCATCCGTCTTGCCATCTCCACG CCAGATGCCCCTGCCACTCAAGATGGGGTGGAAAGCCTCCTACAGAAGTTTGCAGCTCAGGAATTGATTGAAGTAAAGCGAGGTCTCCTACAAGATGATGCACATCCCACTCTTGTGACCTACGCTGATCATTCCAAGCTCTCTGCCATGATGGGGGCTGTGGCAGAAAAAAAGGGCTCTGGGGAGGTAGCAGGGACTATCACAGGGCAGAAGCGGCGTGCAGAACAGGACTCGACCACAGTAGCTGCCTTTGCTAGCTCTTTGGCCTCTGGTTTGGCCTCTTCAGCATCAGAAGTAGCCAAGGAGCCAAccaagaaatcaaggaaacatgctGCCTCAGATGTTGATCTGGAGATAGAGAGCCTTCTTAACCAACAATCTACTAAGGAACAACAGAGCAAGAAG GTTAGTCAGGAGATCCTAGAGCTACTGAATACTACAACAGCCAAGGAACAATCCATAGTTGAAAAGTTTCGCTCACGAGGTCGGGCTCAAGTGCAAGAGTTCTGTGACTATGGAACCAAGGAAGAGTGCATGAAAGCCAGTGATGCTGACCGGCCCTGTCGCAAGCTGCACTTCAG ACGGATCATCAATAAACACACTGATGAGTCATTGGGTGACTGCTCTTTCCTTAACACATGTTTCCACATGGATACCTGCAAATATGTTCACTATGAAATTGATGCTTGCATGGATTCTGAAGCTCCTGGAAGCAAAGACCATACACCAAGCCAGGAGCTTGCCCTTACACAGAGCGTTGGAGGTGACTCCAGTGCAGATCGACTCTTCCCACCTCAG TGGATCTGTTGTGATATCCGCTACCTGGACGTCAGTATCTTGGGCAAGTTTGCAGTTGTGATGGCTGACCCACCCTGGGATATTCACATGGAGCTGCCCTATGGGACCTTGACAGATGATGAGATGCGCAGGCTCAACATACCAGTACTGCAGGATGAtggctttctcttcctctgggtcACAGGCAG GGCCATGGAGTTGGGCAGAGAATGTCTGAACCTCTGGGG TTATGAACGGGTAGATGAAATTATCTGGGTGAAGACAAATCAACTGCAACGCATCATTCGGACAGGCCGCACAGGTCATTGGTTGAACCATGGGAAGGAACACTGCTTG GTTGGTGTCAAAGGAAATCCCCAAGGCTTCAACCAGGGTCTGGATTGTGATGTGATCGTAGCTGAG GTTCGTTCCACTAGTCATAAACCAGATGAAATCTATGGCATGATTGAAAGACTGTCCCCTGGCACTCGCAAGATTGAGTTATTTGGACGACCACACAATGTGCAACCGAACTG GATCACCCTTGGAAACCAACTGGATGGGATCCACCTACTAGACCCAGATGTGGTTGCCCGGTTCAAGCAAAGGTATCCAGATGGTATCATCTCTAAACCTAAGAATCTATAA
- the TOX4 gene encoding TOX high mobility group box family member 4 isoform X1 produces MEVGSSEFPGGNDNYLTITGPSHPFLSGAETFHTPSLGDEEFEIPPISLDSDPSLAVSDVVGHFDDLADPSSSQDGSFSAQYGVQTLDMPVGMTHGLMEQGGGLLSGGLTMDLDHSIGTQYSANPPVTIDVPMTDMTSGLMGHSQLTTIDQSELSSQLGLSLGGGTILPPAQSPEDRLSTTPSPTSSLHEDGVEEFRRQLPSQKTVVVEAGKKQKAPKKRKKKDPNEPQKPVSAYALFFRDTQAAIKGQNPNATFGEVSKIVASMWDSLGEEQKQVYKRKTEAAKKEYLKALAAYKDNQECQATVETVELDPAPPSQTPSPPPVTTADPASPAAASTEPPALSPSIVVNSTLSSYVANQASSGAGGQPNITKLIITKQMLPSSITMSQGGMVTVIPATVVTSRGIQLGQTSTATIQPSQQAQIVTRSVLQAAAAAAASMQLPPPRLQPPPLQQMPQPPTQQQVAILQQPPPLQAMQQPPPQKFRINLQQQPPPLQVKLVPPPTLKMQTTLVPPPVERSPERPVNSSPETHTVEETSPETICEMITDVVPEVESPSQMDVELVSGSPVMLSPQPRCVRSGCENPPVVSKDWDNEYCSNECVVKHCRDVFLAWVASRNSNTVVFVK; encoded by the exons ATGGAGGTAGGCTCCTCAGAG ttTCCCGGAGGAAATGACAATTACCTGACGATCACAGGGCCCTCGCACCCCTTCCTGTCAGGGGCCGAG ACGTTCCATACACCAAGCCTGGGTGATGAAGAATTTGAAATCCCCCCTATCTCCTTGGATTCTGATCCCTCACTGGCTGTCTCAGATGTGGTTGGCCACTTTGATGACCTGGCAGACCCTTCCTCCTCTCAGGATGGCAGCTTTTCAGCCCAGTATGGGGTCCAGACATTGGACATGCCTGTGGGCATGACCCATGGCTTGATGGAGCAGGGCGGGGGGCTCCTGAGTGGGGGCTTGACCATG GACTTGGATCATTCTATAGGAACTCAGTATAGCGCCAATCCACCTGTTACAATTGATGTACCAATGACAGACATGACATCTGGCTTGATGGGGCATAGCCAGTTGACCACCATTGATCAGTCAGAACTGAGTTCTCAACTTGGTTTGAGCTTAGGGGGTGGCACCATCCTGCCACCTGCCCAGTCACCTGAGGATCGTCTTTCAACCACACCTTCACCTACTAGTTCACTTCATGAGGATGGTGTTGAGGAATTCCGGAGG CAACTTCCCAGCCAGAAGACAGTTGTGGTGGAAGCAGGGAAAAAGCAGAAGGccccaaagaagagaaaaaagaaagatcctaATGAACCTCAAAAACCAGTTTCAGCATATGCTTTATTCTTTCGTGACACACAGGCTGCCATCAAGGGACAGAATCCCAATGCCACTTTTGGGGAGGTTTCAAAAATTGTGGCTTCCATGTGGGACAGTCTTGGAGAGGAGCAAAAACAG GTATATAAGAGGAAAACTGAAGCTGCCAAGAAAGAGTATCTGAAGGCTCTGGCTGCTTATAAAGACAATCAAGAGTGTCAG GCTACTGTGGAAACAGTGGAATTGGATCCAGCGCCCCCATCACAGACTCCTTCTCCACCTCCTGTGACTACTGCTGACCCAGCCTCTCCAGCAGCAGCCTCAACAGAGCCCCCTGCCCTGTCTCCTTCCATTGTTGTTAATTCCACTCTTTCATCCTATGTGGCAAACCAGGCATCTTCTGGGGCTGGGGGTCAGCCCAATATTACCAAGTTGATTATTACCAAACAGATGTTGCCCTCTTCTATTACTATGTCTCAAGGAGGGATGGTTACCGTTATCCCAGCCACAGTGGTGACCTCCCGGGGGATCCAACTAGGCCAAACCAGTACAGCTACTATCCAGCCTAGTCAGCAAGCCCAGATCGTCACTCGGTCAGTGCTGcaggcagcagctgcagctgcagcttCCATGCAACTGCCTCCGCCCCGACTACAACCCCCTCCGTTGCAGCAGATGCCTCAGCCCCCGACTCAGCAGCAAGTCGCCATTCTGCAGCAGCCTCCCCCGCTACAGGCCATGCAGCAACCCCCACCTCAGAAATTTCGAATCAATCTACAGCAGCAGCCGCCGCCACTGCAGGTCAAGCTTGTGCCTCCGCCCACTCTAAAAATGCAGACTACCTTGGTTCCACCACCTGTAGAAAGGAGTCCAGAGCGGCCTGTGAACAGCAGCCCTGAGACCCACACAGTGGAGGAAACCTCTCCTGAGACAATCTGTGAGATGATCACAGATGTAGTTCCTGAG GTTGAGTCTCCTTctcaaatggatgttgaattggTGAGTGGGTCTCCTGTGATGCTCTCACCCCAGCCTCGATGTGTGAGGTCCGGCTGCGAGAACCCTCCCGTTGTGAGTAAGGACTGGGACAATGAGTACTGCAGCAATGAGTGCGTGGTGAAACACTGCAG ggATGTCTTCTTGGCCTGGGTAGCCTCTAGAAACTCAAACACAGTAGTGTTTGTGAAATAG
- the TOX4 gene encoding TOX high mobility group box family member 4 isoform X2: MEFPGGNDNYLTITGPSHPFLSGAETFHTPSLGDEEFEIPPISLDSDPSLAVSDVVGHFDDLADPSSSQDGSFSAQYGVQTLDMPVGMTHGLMEQGGGLLSGGLTMDLDHSIGTQYSANPPVTIDVPMTDMTSGLMGHSQLTTIDQSELSSQLGLSLGGGTILPPAQSPEDRLSTTPSPTSSLHEDGVEEFRRQLPSQKTVVVEAGKKQKAPKKRKKKDPNEPQKPVSAYALFFRDTQAAIKGQNPNATFGEVSKIVASMWDSLGEEQKQVYKRKTEAAKKEYLKALAAYKDNQECQATVETVELDPAPPSQTPSPPPVTTADPASPAAASTEPPALSPSIVVNSTLSSYVANQASSGAGGQPNITKLIITKQMLPSSITMSQGGMVTVIPATVVTSRGIQLGQTSTATIQPSQQAQIVTRSVLQAAAAAAASMQLPPPRLQPPPLQQMPQPPTQQQVAILQQPPPLQAMQQPPPQKFRINLQQQPPPLQVKLVPPPTLKMQTTLVPPPVERSPERPVNSSPETHTVEETSPETICEMITDVVPEVESPSQMDVELVSGSPVMLSPQPRCVRSGCENPPVVSKDWDNEYCSNECVVKHCRDVFLAWVASRNSNTVVFVK, encoded by the exons ATGGAG ttTCCCGGAGGAAATGACAATTACCTGACGATCACAGGGCCCTCGCACCCCTTCCTGTCAGGGGCCGAG ACGTTCCATACACCAAGCCTGGGTGATGAAGAATTTGAAATCCCCCCTATCTCCTTGGATTCTGATCCCTCACTGGCTGTCTCAGATGTGGTTGGCCACTTTGATGACCTGGCAGACCCTTCCTCCTCTCAGGATGGCAGCTTTTCAGCCCAGTATGGGGTCCAGACATTGGACATGCCTGTGGGCATGACCCATGGCTTGATGGAGCAGGGCGGGGGGCTCCTGAGTGGGGGCTTGACCATG GACTTGGATCATTCTATAGGAACTCAGTATAGCGCCAATCCACCTGTTACAATTGATGTACCAATGACAGACATGACATCTGGCTTGATGGGGCATAGCCAGTTGACCACCATTGATCAGTCAGAACTGAGTTCTCAACTTGGTTTGAGCTTAGGGGGTGGCACCATCCTGCCACCTGCCCAGTCACCTGAGGATCGTCTTTCAACCACACCTTCACCTACTAGTTCACTTCATGAGGATGGTGTTGAGGAATTCCGGAGG CAACTTCCCAGCCAGAAGACAGTTGTGGTGGAAGCAGGGAAAAAGCAGAAGGccccaaagaagagaaaaaagaaagatcctaATGAACCTCAAAAACCAGTTTCAGCATATGCTTTATTCTTTCGTGACACACAGGCTGCCATCAAGGGACAGAATCCCAATGCCACTTTTGGGGAGGTTTCAAAAATTGTGGCTTCCATGTGGGACAGTCTTGGAGAGGAGCAAAAACAG GTATATAAGAGGAAAACTGAAGCTGCCAAGAAAGAGTATCTGAAGGCTCTGGCTGCTTATAAAGACAATCAAGAGTGTCAG GCTACTGTGGAAACAGTGGAATTGGATCCAGCGCCCCCATCACAGACTCCTTCTCCACCTCCTGTGACTACTGCTGACCCAGCCTCTCCAGCAGCAGCCTCAACAGAGCCCCCTGCCCTGTCTCCTTCCATTGTTGTTAATTCCACTCTTTCATCCTATGTGGCAAACCAGGCATCTTCTGGGGCTGGGGGTCAGCCCAATATTACCAAGTTGATTATTACCAAACAGATGTTGCCCTCTTCTATTACTATGTCTCAAGGAGGGATGGTTACCGTTATCCCAGCCACAGTGGTGACCTCCCGGGGGATCCAACTAGGCCAAACCAGTACAGCTACTATCCAGCCTAGTCAGCAAGCCCAGATCGTCACTCGGTCAGTGCTGcaggcagcagctgcagctgcagcttCCATGCAACTGCCTCCGCCCCGACTACAACCCCCTCCGTTGCAGCAGATGCCTCAGCCCCCGACTCAGCAGCAAGTCGCCATTCTGCAGCAGCCTCCCCCGCTACAGGCCATGCAGCAACCCCCACCTCAGAAATTTCGAATCAATCTACAGCAGCAGCCGCCGCCACTGCAGGTCAAGCTTGTGCCTCCGCCCACTCTAAAAATGCAGACTACCTTGGTTCCACCACCTGTAGAAAGGAGTCCAGAGCGGCCTGTGAACAGCAGCCCTGAGACCCACACAGTGGAGGAAACCTCTCCTGAGACAATCTGTGAGATGATCACAGATGTAGTTCCTGAG GTTGAGTCTCCTTctcaaatggatgttgaattggTGAGTGGGTCTCCTGTGATGCTCTCACCCCAGCCTCGATGTGTGAGGTCCGGCTGCGAGAACCCTCCCGTTGTGAGTAAGGACTGGGACAATGAGTACTGCAGCAATGAGTGCGTGGTGAAACACTGCAG ggATGTCTTCTTGGCCTGGGTAGCCTCTAGAAACTCAAACACAGTAGTGTTTGTGAAATAG